The stretch of DNA GCCGCAGCAGCGTAGAGGGCGAGGTGGGCAGCGACGCCAGGTCGTTTATGGAGCCGCCGATGGCCGAAAGCGAGGGGGAGGCGTACGGAGGCAAGGTATCGTCAGCAGAGGGCTCAAGCACGAGCAAGGACGCTTCCGGCTTCGTGCCGGCCGTTCCTCACCCCGAGAAGACGACCGAGAGTGATCTGGACCGGACCGGCGAGCGCGTGCTGGCCAGGTTCGGTCTACTCTCGGAAGCGGAGGTACGATACGTCTCAGGCGAGAAGCTTCAGTTCGCAGGCTCGCTTCTGATCCTGCCGGCGCTCGTGGGGACGGGCTTCTTCGCGTCCGTTGAAAAGGTGTACGGGAACCTGAAGAACGGCTTCTACGGCCTGAGGCATACCGTGATGACCGCCGCGCTGATGGTCACCCTTCGCATTCCGCGCGCCGAGCACTTGAGCGGCGTGTCACCGACAGCGCTTGGCCGTCTGCTTGGCCTGGACCGTGCACCGGAGGTCAAGACACTGCGGCGACGCCTCCGGGAGATCGCGGATCTGGGCAAGGCCGACGAGTTCATGCGTTGGTTTGCCGAGTACCTGGCGGGGGAAGACCGGGAGGCGCTCGGATTCCTTTACGTGGACGGGCACACGCGGATCTACTACGGCCAGCGGCAGGTTTCGAAGGCATACAGCACTCGCAAGCGATTGGCGGTTCCGGCAGTGACCGACTTCTGGGTCAACGACAGGGACGGTCAGCCGATTTTCGTGGTGACCGGGGAGGTGAACCAGTCGCTCACCAAGCAGCTTCCTCCGTTGGTCGAAGAGTTGAAGAAGTTGCTCCGTCCGGGGGAGCGTCTCACCATCCTCTTCGATCGCGGCGCCTGGAGCCCCAAGCTCTTCAAGGAGCTCGTGGAAGCCGACTGCGACTTTGTCACCTATCGCAAGGGGAAGATTGAACGGTACCCTGTGAAGGACTTCACCGAACAGGCCTTCGATAGCGGAGAGCAGAAAGTCTCCTACATGCTCCGCGACGGTGTCGTTCGCTTCGGCGTCGGCATGCAGTTCCGCCAGATAGTGCGTCGCGAGGCAAATG from Vicinamibacteria bacterium encodes:
- a CDS encoding transposase is translated as MAESEGEAYGGKVSSAEGSSTSKDASGFVPAVPHPEKTTESDLDRTGERVLARFGLLSEAEVRYVSGEKLQFAGSLLILPALVGTGFFASVEKVYGNLKNGFYGLRHTVMTAALMVTLRIPRAEHLSGVSPTALGRLLGLDRAPEVKTLRRRLREIADLGKADEFMRWFAEYLAGEDREALGFLYVDGHTRIYYGQRQVSKAYSTRKRLAVPAVTDFWVNDRDGQPIFVVTGEVNQSLTKQLPPLVEELKKLLRPGERLTILFDRGAWSPKLFKELVEADCDFVTYRKGKIERYPVKDFTEQAFDSGEQKVSYMLRDGVVRFGVGMQFRQIVRREANGDQIAIVTSRNELAAAELVFRLGTRWRQENYFKYARDEFALDALDSYRFEAEDPDRTVPNPKRKPLEKKMRALRKRIGELEAKLGHAADTNEESRRPTVRGLKIAHGPLRQELAQVREELARLVERRGKLPARVTIAEATDEQAAMLEVEHKHFMNAVKMAVYRAESSLFQLMAPHYARGEDEGRAVIREALRSSGAIEVEGDELRVTLYPMSAPRHTRAIAALCQQLNDARVRIPGTTLRLRFAVSRETGVSELAMAPCQEV